AGATCCTAACTTCAAGAGTTTCGGATCTTTAAGCAGTAGCTGGTGCTTTTGCAGACTGCCATTGCTAATCGACTCGGCGAATTCGTGGCCGTCTGTACCGTCAATCCAGCGATGGTCCTGGCAAAGGATGGCGATGGATCCCTGACGAACGAGAATGTGAAACTCAGAGAGTTCCACTTCTTCTGCTTCATCAACGTACAGGGCGGATCGAACGACAAGTAAAAGAACTTCACCGTATCGTTCCAATTTGGGACGCTGTCGAGCATGTAAAAGATCTTCCACCAGAACGGGGTGTAGATCCCATGCCTCGGCAAGTTCTTGAATATCTGCCTCATCGGGAGTGGGGTACAACGACAGTGCGATGCGGTTCTTGCCGTCCATGCTGAATTGTAATGCTTCAACCGCAGTTATATTCGATGGTGCCGATTCGACGGCACCGTCATCAATAAAACGCACACGTTTTGAACTATGGTTCTGTTCCCGACTGATCCCTGCATGTTTTGCCCGGACAGTTCGTCTCTGAATTCGCGCCATGGTGCTCCTGCTTGAATGATTATTGTTCAAGTATCCCAAGTGAAACTGACTATACAGCGCATCTGACGAGGCCTAGAGTCTTAAACATCTCTCATGCTGTGCCATGTCATTCTCAGACCCACAAAACGTGCGATCTACTCTCCGCTATAGACACGACTATTTCTAGTCCGCTCCTTGCAATGTAGCGTGTGGACTTTCGATGCTAGTGGCTGCGTTGATAGCCAGGAATTTTAGGCAATGAGATTAGGTGAAAATACGCAAAAATCCCGAAATTCTTTTCTCAAGAATTTCGGGATTTAATTTGTGGAGGTAAGGGGATTCGAACCCCTGACCTTCTGCATGCCATGCAGACGCGCTACCAACTGCGCCATACCCCCAAAAGGATTGCTACCCTGATCAGGCAACTTCATAATCATAGATGACTACCTGATCAGGAAGCAAATTCACGATTACTGGTTCTGCCCAGCCGCTTCCTCTGGCAACTCAATCACAGGGCAATCTGCCCAGAGACGTTCCAGAGCATAGAAAACGCGATCTTCTTGGTGCTGTACGTGGACAACAACGTCACCGTAATCCAACAAGACCCAACGTCCCATGCCGAAGCCTTCACGACGAACGGGACGCATGCTGTACTCGTCCAAGACTTTGGCCTGGATTTCGTCAACGATTGCGTTCACCTGCGGTTCTGACCCACCAGAGACAATCAAAAAGGCGTCAGTTACGCCAAGGCGGTCGGCTACATCGAGCGCAACCATGTTTTCTGCCAACTTTTCAGAAGCAGCTTGAGCTGCAACCTTCACGAGGGCAATTGAATCTGCGTGTGCTCCCATTGAGTGGGGTGTCTCCTTGTTAGAGGGGTAGATCGAGAACTTAATTTTGCAACGAAACTAGTTGCCAAGCAACATGATCAGTCCAGCAATCAGTGCGGCGCCGCCGACGCTAAGCGCTACGATCATGGCGATAAGCATGTTGTTCGCACGACGGACACCATGAGTTTGAACGTCTAACGGTTCAAGACCGTGAGCATTCACGGCATCAATTCGTGGCATTTGCACGTCTGCGACAGCTTCTGAAACTGGCGCCGACTTCTTTGGCTCAGCAGCTGGTTTGGGTGTCGTCTTAGCTGCAGGTTTCGGTGCCGCCTGAGGGGCAGCCTTTGCTGCGGGCTTAGGCGCCGGTTTTGCTGCAGGTTTTGGTGCTGCGGGCTTAGGTGCCGCTTTCGCTGCTGGTTTAGGAGCAGGCTTCTTAGCGGCAGGGGCCGCCTGATGCTTTTTGGAACTAATCTTTCCATCAGAATCTAGGTTCAGGGAAACGCTTTGGGTCTTCGGTCCTTGGACACCAGTCTTCGCGATACGGTCTTCTACTTCACGAATGTTGCCCATAGCGCCGGTGAATGGATCCGATGACTTGTCATCTTTACCCTGCTTGGCGTTCTCAACTCTTAAGCGTTCGCGCTCTGCTGCACGACGCGAAATGATCGCGGCACGGGCGGCCATTTCACGCTGGTGAGCCAGTACTTCGAGATCAATCTCGGAGTCGTCTTCACCCAATAGATTGGGGTCAATTGGCGCCTTGGGAGCATGCGCGCGACGTGCTGCTAGTGCTTGCTCGACACTCATCACCGTAGTTTCAGGTGAATCATCGTCTGAAGCAGGCTTTTGCGCTGGTTTTGCGGCCGGTTTAGGAGCCGCGGCCGGATCAGTTTTTCCTTGCTCTGCTAGAGCCTGTAAACGAAGCTGACGGCGAGTAAGAGGCTTAGGCTCATCAGCTGGTTCAACGGTTGGAATGTGACTGGTCAGCGCGTCTACTTCGCCTTCCAGGCGACGACGTTCACGCAAGGCCTCACGGTTACGAGCACGGCGTAATGACGCACGCTCCCCCATTGGTTCTTCATCTGGTTTCTGAGTAGCTGAAGAACTAGCTGATGCTGCAACATTGGCTTCAGGGGTAGCCTTTGGCTTGGGCTTTGCTGCCTGTTCCTGGTTGCCCTTTACAGGTGATGGCTTGCTTGCGCTAGCTGTTGATGCATCTTTAGCGGGTGCTTTTGAAGTCGGCTTCTGAACTTCTGGTTCGACTTTGGCGTTCGGTGCGGGTTTAGGGGCGGGTTTTGCTGCCTGAGGCTTAGCCGCTTCCGGTTTTGGATTCGGCTTTGCCGAGGCAGTGGCGTCGGCTTTCGCCGGCTTGGCCGATTGCTCGGTCTGCCCTGCCTTTTTCTCGTCCGCGAGTTCTCTTGCCTCTTGTTCTGCCTTGCTACTAGCGAGCAAAGCTTCCATTTCGGCACGTCGCTTTTCGCGCAGAGCTCGCCTGCTAGAAACCGGCTGCGAGTTATCGCTCATCCTGTACTTCTCCCGACCGCATAGACAAATACCGTCACCCTTACCTAGAGATTATGCCGTGTTGCGCTACCCAATGTGAGGTTACGACTCGGTATACAGCCGATATTTTGCAATGTACTGCACCACACCATCAGGCACAAGGTACCAAACCGGCTTATCCTGAGCGACTCGCTCACGGCAATCCGTCGATGAAATCGACAGTGCCGGAATCTCCAGCTGAGAAACGTTGTCTCTGCCGGGATCACTCATGACGTACCCTGGACGGCTCACACCGACAAAATGAGCTAGGTTCCAGACCTGATCGATGTCACGCCAGCTCATGATCTGGCTCATCGCATCCGCACCGGTGATGAAGAACAATTCCGCATCGGGGCGTTGTGCACGCAGATCAAGCAAGGTGTCACGAGTGTACGTGGCACCTTCACGGTCAATATCGACGCGGCTGACGGTAAACCGTGGATTAGAAGCCGTTGCAATCACCGTCATCAAATAACGGTGTTCCGCGCTTGTAACCTGCTTGTCAGCCTTCTGCCAAGGCTGTCCAGTGGGTACAAAAACTACCTCATCCAGGTCATACTCGGCAGCTACCTCGCTGGCAGCGACCAAGTGTCCGTTGTGGATGGGGTCAAAAGTACCGCCCATTACGCCTAGGCGTAATGGGCGGTCACTGTGTTGCCGCTCGCTCAAGACTAGTGGCTATGTGGTTCGTGAGTCTTGAACTGACGGTGAATGTCTTGTTCTTCTTCCTTGACCGTGTGGCGGTTGCCAACGTTCGTGTAGGACACGGTGATCAACAGCAAGATCATCAAAGCAACAAAGATGCCGCCACCGATAAGCAGGGACCAGGTGTGTCCACCCAAGCCAGATTCAGAGGCTTCGGCGGCCATAATCAGCGCGTTCAAGTAATTCTCCAGTCGTATTAACGGTAGCTATCGGCTCTTCACTTGCTGTAAAAATCCAATGGCCCGAAAAGTCACGGTAAGTTTCTTCTACATCCTACCGAAAAGGGCGGTCAGAAACTATTTACGTACGTGTCCGTCGCCCTGAACGATCCACTTGGTGGTCGTCAGCTCTGCGAGGCCCATGGGCCCACGCGCATGCATCTTCTGTGTCGAGATGCCAACTTCGGCACCCAAGCCCAGCTGTCCACCATCGGTAAATCGGGTTGACGCGTTCACAATGACCGCGGCCGAATCGATTTCAGCGATGAACTGCTCCGAAGAGGCCAAGGAGGAGGTCAGGATGGCTTCGGTGTGACCGGTTGAGTATTTGCGAATGTGCTCCAAAGCCTCATCCATGTCTTCGACAACCTTGACCGCAATATCTAGGTCGAGGTACTCATTGCGCCAGTCATCTTCACCTGCGGCGAGAGTCTGAAGCTCAGGTACCAAAGCTGCTGCACGCTCGTCCGCATGGAGCGTGACACCGGCAGCTGAGAGCGCCTTGAGCACTGATGCGGCCACTTTTGAATCCTTGTGGATCAGCAAGGTCTCTACGGTGTTACACACGCTTGGACGCTGCGTCTTGGCATTGGTCAGGATATCGATGGCCATCTGCTCATTGGCATCCGCGTCAAGGAAGATATGAACGTTACCTTCACCGGTTTCAATGACTGGAACCTTGGCCGTGGTGACCACACGCTGAATCAATTCCCGTCCACCGCGAGGAATCAAGACATCAATTTTTCCTCGCGCGCCCATCATGGCGTCTGCGCCCTCGCGACCAAATTCATCAATGGAGATCACTAGGTCTCGTGGCAGAGACACCGATTCCAAGGCGTCACGGATGATGGAGACCAGCGCCAAGTTGGAATTGAGTGCGGCACTGCCACCACGCAAAAGCACCGCGTTGCCGCTCTTGAGCGACAGCCCAGCGATATCAACAGTCACATTGGGACGGGCCTCGTAGATGGTTCCAATGACACCCATCGGAACGTTAACCTGACGCATTCGCAACCCGTTGGGCAGGGTCTCACCACGTACTACGCGTCCTACGGGATCTGGCAGGCCTGCCAGCTCGTTCAGGGCGGCAATCAGCCCGTCAATGCGCTGGTCATCTAGCTTCAAACGGTCCAGCATTGCCGTGCTGGTCCCGTTGGCGCGGCCGGCTTCCAAGTCTTTCTTGTTTTCTTGGAAGATCTTGGAACGGTTAGCGTCAATGCCTGCGGCCATAGCCAGCAGTGCGCGGTCCTTCCAATCCCGGTTGGCGCGCTTAAGAACTCGCGAAGCGCGGCGTGCGCGATCTGCTAGTTGGTTGACCGAGCTGGTGACGTCGGTGATCTGATTTTCGGTTCGTGCGGCGTCGATACTCATGATCCCCATTCTAGAAAATAGGTTCGATCAATGCTAGGTCGTCGACATGCACGACCGACTTATCGTAACCTTCGCCGAGCTGATCAACGAGATCACTGGTGTTTTGCCCAAGCATTTCTGGCAGCTCTTCAGAACTGAAGTTCACCAGGCCACGGGCAAAAGGAACTCGGTCTGAGCCGCAGATTTCCACCGCGTCTCCAGGTTCAAATGCGCCCTCAACGCCTATGATGCCGGCGGCGAGTAGCGAGTTGGTTCCTTGGGCGATGGCCTTGACGGCTCCATCGTCCAGAATCAGACGTCCTTCAATACTTGCAAGATAAGCCAACCAGACATCACGGGCTGAACGACGCGAGTTACGCGCAGCAAACCAGGTGCCGACGTCTTCACCGCGCAACGCCTTGGCGGCGTTATCCGTGCTGGTCACCAGTGTAGGGATGCCTGCCGATGAGCTCATGGTTGCGGCATCTACCTTGGTAATCATGCCACCGGTACCAACGCCGGCCGCCCCAGGAGTGCCCAAATCCACAGCTTCAAGCTCGTCTGGGTGTTCAATGGTGGTGATTCGGCTACCGCCATCTGCTGGGTGGGCGTCATAGACGGAGTCAACGTCGGAGAAGAGAAGTAGGGCATCAGCCTTAACAAGGTGGGCTACCAATGATGCCAGACGATCATTATCGCCAAAACGAATCTCGCGGGTGGCCACCGCATCGTTTTCGTTAACGATGGGCAATACGCCAAGGTTCAACAGGCGCACCAACGAACGAAGCGCATTGGTGTAGGACGAGCGACGCATCAAGTCATCGGCGGTCAGCAGAACCTGACCGACACGCAGGTCGTGTTCTTCAAAGAGCTGCGTGTACTCGGCCAAGAGAAGTCCCTGTCCGACGGCCGCCGCGGCCTGCTGGGTTGCCAAGTCCTTAGGACGTTTTGGCAAACCCAGCGGAGCCAGACCGGCGGCGATGGCGCCGGAGGAAACGAGGATGACCTCGGTACCGTTATTCACGGTTTCAGCGAGAGTATCCACCAAGAATTTCAGTCTTTCATGGGATATTCCCCCGCTGACCGTGGTCAGCGAGCTGGATCCAACCTTGACTACGAGCCGCCGGGCATCGGGCAGTTCGTGAGGAGAGGTAATGGCTGAAATAGTCTTAGTGGCACTTTCACTCATACTTTAATTTTCCTCCTGGGCTGCCTTCGTTTCTGCAGCCT
The nucleotide sequence above comes from Glutamicibacter sp. B1. Encoded proteins:
- the rsfS gene encoding ribosome silencing factor, with protein sequence MGAHADSIALVKVAAQAASEKLAENMVALDVADRLGVTDAFLIVSGGSEPQVNAIVDEIQAKVLDEYSMRPVRREGFGMGRWVLLDYGDVVVHVQHQEDRVFYALERLWADCPVIELPEEAAGQNQ
- a CDS encoding glutamate-5-semialdehyde dehydrogenase yields the protein MSIDAARTENQITDVTSSVNQLADRARRASRVLKRANRDWKDRALLAMAAGIDANRSKIFQENKKDLEAGRANGTSTAMLDRLKLDDQRIDGLIAALNELAGLPDPVGRVVRGETLPNGLRMRQVNVPMGVIGTIYEARPNVTVDIAGLSLKSGNAVLLRGGSAALNSNLALVSIIRDALESVSLPRDLVISIDEFGREGADAMMGARGKIDVLIPRGGRELIQRVVTTAKVPVIETGEGNVHIFLDADANEQMAIDILTNAKTQRPSVCNTVETLLIHKDSKVAASVLKALSAAGVTLHADERAAALVPELQTLAAGEDDWRNEYLDLDIAVKVVEDMDEALEHIRKYSTGHTEAILTSSLASSEQFIAEIDSAAVIVNASTRFTDGGQLGLGAEVGISTQKMHARGPMGLAELTTTKWIVQGDGHVRK
- the nadD gene encoding nicotinate-nucleotide adenylyltransferase → MGGTFDPIHNGHLVAASEVAAEYDLDEVVFVPTGQPWQKADKQVTSAEHRYLMTVIATASNPRFTVSRVDIDREGATYTRDTLLDLRAQRPDAELFFITGADAMSQIMSWRDIDQVWNLAHFVGVSRPGYVMSDPGRDNVSQLEIPALSISSTDCRERVAQDKPVWYLVPDGVVQYIAKYRLYTES
- the proB gene encoding glutamate 5-kinase codes for the protein MSESATKTISAITSPHELPDARRLVVKVGSSSLTTVSGGISHERLKFLVDTLAETVNNGTEVILVSSGAIAAGLAPLGLPKRPKDLATQQAAAAVGQGLLLAEYTQLFEEHDLRVGQVLLTADDLMRRSSYTNALRSLVRLLNLGVLPIVNENDAVATREIRFGDNDRLASLVAHLVKADALLLFSDVDSVYDAHPADGGSRITTIEHPDELEAVDLGTPGAAGVGTGGMITKVDAATMSSSAGIPTLVTSTDNAAKALRGEDVGTWFAARNSRRSARDVWLAYLASIEGRLILDDGAVKAIAQGTNSLLAAGIIGVEGAFEPGDAVEICGSDRVPFARGLVNFSSEELPEMLGQNTSDLVDQLGEGYDKSVVHVDDLALIEPIF